The genomic window GTGTAATGCCCATGTCCATCTCTGCGCGCAACGATATGAAGTATTCCATCTTTCACAAAGACGTTCGGCTGCGATGGGTCGCAGGGGTGCTTGTCTGATCCGTAAGCGCAGTAGTCCTCCAGTTCATGATTTCCCCAGCCATTGGCTCCCGTCTCATAGGTCCAGTTGCGCGGGTCCGGAGCCGCGCTCTCGGTCTTTCCTTGAAATTCATCGCTCCAGACCAGTTGCTGGCCCCACCCGGAAAGTGCCATCAGAAACAGCACCAGTACCGGAACTGCTTTGCCCCATGGCCGCATTGTTCGCATCATTTCCTGAATCCTTGTCCCCGGACAAAGTATCATAAATTTATGCTGGTACATTTTTCTCCTCGGGATTCCGTCTCTGAAGAGCAGATAGCGGCCCTGGTCGACACCTTTTACACCCGGGTCCGTCAGGATGCTTTGCTCGGCCCCGTCTTTGCTCATGTGATTGGCGACGAATGGGCACCGCACCTTGAGAAAATGCGCGCCTTCTGGTCTTCCCTGGTTCTGGCCAGCGGACGTTATAAAGGCAATCCCATGATGGCCCATCTGATGATCGCTCCTCGTATTGGCGCCCAGCATTTCGAGCGATGGCTCAGCCTCTGGCGTCAGACAGCGGCCGAAATCTTTCCGCAGCAGATCGCTTCCATCTTCGTGCGTAAGGCGGAGAGCATGGCAGAACGCCTTCTTGAGACCATCGACCGTTATCACGCCTCGCTGGCCCTCAGCCAAAACTGATCCTTTCAGCCCCTGCGCAGACCTGACCGGGATTGGCCCATGCCTGAACGGCATTCTCGAAAGATCGGCGAATTCTGCACCGGGGTTTTGCCCT from Pseudacidobacterium ailaaui includes these protein-coding regions:
- a CDS encoding group III truncated hemoglobin; the encoded protein is MLVHFSPRDSVSEEQIAALVDTFYTRVRQDALLGPVFAHVIGDEWAPHLEKMRAFWSSLVLASGRYKGNPMMAHLMIAPRIGAQHFERWLSLWRQTAAEIFPQQIASIFVRKAESMAERLLETIDRYHASLALSQN